In the genome of Synchiropus splendidus isolate RoL2022-P1 chromosome 13, RoL_Sspl_1.0, whole genome shotgun sequence, the window CACAACTTTAAAATGCTCCACTGTGTCCTGCTATGAACGGCGTTTGTTTCAATATTTAGGCGTCCAGTTGTTCACTCTTCAGGTAAGAATTCTTAAAATCTCCCATAATGAGCTCAAGCTTGGACGCAGAATCCTCATTTTCTGTCAGGTTTCTCTCTATAATCTGCCTGGAAATGCTTCAGTTAAGTCAGTCACCCTTCAGATCAGCTCAAGCTCTTCACAAATCCTTGTTGAATCGGAGTTTATACTTTCAACAGCTGATTCCAagtgtaacttttttttctatttactgGAGCTGTGGCGTCTCTCTGCAGCAGCACATCGCGGAACTGAAGCTCCAGTCTCAGCTGAAGAACCAGCTCAGAGAGAGACTGGCTCAGCAGCTCAACGACGCCATCTTCACCTTAGCAGTGAGTCCCACGTGGCCGCTGGCCTCCAGGCCGAGCCCGTCTCACCCGAGCTGCTCTTCCCAGCGCTCGGCTCAGGCGGCCGTCAACGGCAGCGACGCCATCTTCAGCGAGATGTCGCACTCGCTGGAGCTGAAGCGGCAGGAGGTGAGGGACCTGATCCGCGGGCAGGAGATGGCGGCGGTCAGCGCCGCCGAGCAGCTGATGGTGCAGATCCAGAAGGACGTCGCTgagcagaagaggaaggaggccgATCTGGACAACCTGTGCCAGAGCACCGACCACGTCCTCTTCCTGCAGGTGGGACTCTGACTCGGACGTGTCCCGAGTCGCTCCACTCACGTGGCTGTGGTTTGAGCAGAGCTTCGAGTCGCTGCTGTCGCAGGCCGACCCCCCGCTGCCCTCCGTCGCCGTGGACACCGACGTGTGTTTTCGGGCGGTGGTCCGGGAGGTGTCGGGCTACAGGGGGGCGCTGCAGGAGGTGTTGGACCAAAGGTCCGCCACCATCCTGGATAAAGGTAACACAAGAGAAGCCCACGCACCGACGCAGCGGCAACTTCCCgtcttgtttttacagtgaagAGGACCAAGATCGTGGTTTCTCCTGAGCCAGAGGTGCAGCTGAGTCGTCTCTTTCTGGGAGACGTCTTTCCTTTCCACAGACAGGAAGCCGCAGGTGAGCTTCCCTCTGGTCCGCGAGACTCTCCGAGGGCCTGAGGTGCAGTCTGAGCTGCGTGTCCTGGTGTTTTCTGGGAACCTTCCTGGTGCTGCTTCGGACCAACgtggagtccaggttctgtcgTTTGTTTCCAGGTTATAATTCCTGAGAGTTTTGCTTTGCAGTCCGATGCCCGGGACTGGACCAAAGACCCACGGGTCCCGTCAACTCCTTCCCGCCCTCCGGGCCTCTGCAGCACGCCTTCAACACCTGGCCCACTTGAGGCGGCTTCAAGAGGCTGTTGCTGTTCGTCTGAGCTCAACTGAGCTTGAGATGTGGAATATTGCTTTGCCAACAACAACGATCTCTGTGAGTGGAACCACCTGGTCAGACTCGCATGTGAGAAGCATCTGCCCTCGGATCTCAGCGCCACGTCTGTCGACTGCTTCCCCTCAGGTTTAGCTGCAGGTGTTGGTGACCAACTCAAGTGTGGCAGAACTGAGAAGATCCCAACACCAGCTCCAACCTGACCTTCCTCCTGTGTCCGGGTCAGCACCAACCTGTTTTAGATACATCATAAAACCACGGTCTATTTAAATGTCTCACACGTCACTCCTatcccagtcatgtgaccctaacggcaccaaaccaaaacaaagcacGGGCGCGTGTCCAGACCTGAGAACGAAAATGGTTCTGTTTAAAGTGTAGTTACAGATGTGCGAGCGCTAGATGGCGACATTGACTTGTTGAGCTTCTTGACTCTTTTTTAACAACAGTTTGTGACTTAATATTTATTAGCGTGTGGTGAAACGACTTCCACGCATTAGATGAAATTCAGTTTAATATTTAGTGTTTCACAGCGTGGGCTTCGCTGTGGTGACGTCATCAGCATGAGACGCGTTAGTATCGCAGGCAAGGGATCATGGGATTAACGTCGCCTCTCTGCGGTCCATGTTTTATATTCACCACACGttaggtttgtttttgttattttccaacagtaaatacagcttcaaataaacacacagctgAGTCTCATGTTCCGTTCCTGAAGGTTTCTTTGTTTCATGAAATGTAGCTAAATGGACGCGACTTAGACGTTCAGGCCGGGAGTTGTGGAGGATTGGAATCACTTGAAACACTCAGAAGACGTAGTTTCCTCGATGTTCTTGTCTTGAGATCACGCCACCTTTCTTGGCGTCGCTCTTCCTGTGAACGTTCATGTGGTCAACAGAGGCATCAAAGGACCGCAGTTGTTCAGAAGTTTTTGTAAACGTCACTAAAAAATAACCTGATGAATGCAGACCTTCATGATGCTGTTTTATTCCAAAGGTGCTTTTTAGCTATGTGACGTTCTGAAACAGTACAAATATGACGTAGAACGAGTCCTTTATCTGCTTTGCTGTGAGCAGTCCTCGCCTCTGACCGGTAGATGGCGGTAGCACGCAGCGACTGACGTTCTGCGATCTTTAAAGCACCAAAGAAGAAGTGCAGTccagtttgtttatttttcggCGGACGGTTCGAGCGATGGCTCAGGGCGGGGTGGTCGTGGACCGGGACCAGTTTAGCTGTTCCATCTGCCTGGAGGTGCTGAAGGACCCGGTGACGATCCCGTGCGGCCACAGCTACTGCTCCGCTTGTGTCCAGAACTACTGGGACCAGGACGAGTATCTGGGCGTCTTCCTGTGCCCCCAGTGTCGCCAGAGCTTCAGCCCCAGGCCCGTGCTGGCCCGCAGCACCCTGCTGGCCAAGGTGGTGGAGAAGCTGCGGGAGAGCGGGCTGCAGGAGGCGCCCGAGCTCCTCAGCCAGAGCCCGGCGGAGGCGGACGACGTGGAGTGCGACGTGTGCATCGGCAGGAAGAACAAAGCTGTCAGCTCGTGCCTGGTGTGTTTGGCCTCCTACTGCGAGCTGCACGTCCTGCcccaccaccagggggcggtGTTCGCCAAGCACAAGCTGGTGTGCGCCTCCAggaacctgcagcagacgctgtGTCCGCGGCACAGCAAGCTGCTGGAGGTGTACTGCCGCACGGACaagctcctcatctgctccctCTGTCTGACGGACCAGCACAAAGGGCACGACTCGGTCCTGGTGGAGGCcgaggtgcagcagcagcaggtgagcggGCGAGCGTCCTGCCGCGGCTCCTGTCGCGCCGTATTGTACTGCCACAGTTTGAGTGATGAAGCAAGTGCTTCTGATTGTGGGGCTCACCGTATTGGTAACAGTATCGtgttgttgtcatggcgactacactttttatgttttggggtttttttgcgTCCAGCGTCAGGTGAGTGAGTTGAAGCAGCAGGCCCAGCTGTGGATCCAGCAGAGGGAGAAGGAGGCTCAGGATGTGAACCAGGCCATCTACGCTCTCACGGTGGGTGGCTGTCTGCTGGCGCTCCGCCGAGCCGCGCTGATCCTCCGTGTCACCCACAGTGCTCGTCTCGCGGCGCCTCCGAAGCCAGCGACAGCACCTTCGCCGAGCTGACGCGCACTTTGGAGGTGAAGCGCTTCGAGGTGCGAGAGCTGATCAAAGCGCAGGCCGCTGTGGCGGTCAGTCAAGccaagcagctgctggagaggaTCCACAAGGAGGTGGCTgaagtgaagaagaaggaggcggAGCTGGACAAGCTGAGCCAGACCGACGACACCGTGCTTTTCCTGCAGGTAGGGACGCGCGGCCGTGTCTCGTCCACACGTTCACACCCTCACTCAATAGTCACACTCTTGAGTAGCACCGCCTTGAGCTCAGCTGGACCTCTGTACTTCAGTCGGATCGCTTGTGCTCCCCTGCTGCGGTTTGATTGTTTAATCTTATCAACCTTTGTGCAATAATTCTCTTGTTCTTCACCATTTCAGTTATGAAGAAACTGTTGAGCTTCTCTGATTGTGTGAACTGCATGTGGTGTGTTTGCTGCAGCGTTATCAGTCCCTGGGCTCTCTTGCTCCTGCCGCCCCCATGCCCCCGTTCACCTTTGACCCCAGCCCCAGCTTCGACCCGGTGGTCCGGGCCGTGTCGGAGTTCAAAGGGCTGCTGGAGGAGATTTCTCAGGACGGCTTCGTGAGCGTCTACGAGAGAGGTACAAGCCGCCGGCGCCACCATGCGGCCCCTCACTGACCGACTCTTgactcttctgctgctctgcagtgaAAGAGGTGGCCATCGTCACTTCCCAAAATCCTGTCCAGATGAGTGCAGTGCAGCCGGGCCCAAGCGGGTCATCCCCGCAGCCACAGGAAACAGCAGGTGGGGCCCAGAACCCCTGAAGTGTCGGGCCACTCAAAAGAAAACTGGAGACTAATCTCCCTCTTGTTGGTCCCCAGCTGCTCCTCTGGGTTTGGACCAAAGACCTTTCGGCCTCTTCAGTCCATCCCTCTCTCCCGGAGCCTTCAACTTCACAAGTATTTAATCTCTTCCACAGTGTTGTGTTCACAGCATGGCGTGTGTTAGCGAACAACTCAGATGTTCCCCGgtacttttattttaattgtcatGCGCTGAAGTGTCCGCTAGGGGGAGACAGAGCACATGAATTGTTCGTCTCGTCCGCGGCTTGTCACGCGCTTtcattcatgttgttgtttactTTGATCCCAGCAGGCTCCAAGGTTTCCACGGGGGATCGGCGGAGACACATGCAGCGGCGAGTCCACCCCAGGAGGAAGTGAACgttgcttttatttatgttgtatttattttttctctgcATCCAAACTCCAGAGCACCTGAGTTTTATACAGTATTTGGAGTGTGACACGTATTTATTTCGTTGCCTGGGACCTTTACCTCAAGACTTGCATCGCAGCAGTGTTCGACTTGGTTCATGACCTTTGATTTAGATGTTTTAACTCTGTATTTTGTGTTCAAGACACAGTGAGTCGATTGAATATTTTACTGTGAAGTGAAAAAGAGGCAGCAGTTTCGGGACTGAACGTTTTTTTAAActccattttattattattaggttaGAAATCTGGTGTCAGAATAATAAACATGGTCGTTTGGAGTAGGAATCTGCCGTGAAGGTGTTTCTGCGTCAATCTGTCCGTTGGCTAAATAACACAAGCTCATGATGACTACTGGAAGAAAAGACGCACAACGACGACTTCACTCCAGTAACGTGTCGTCACAGCCTGACGTCACACCATCGTGTCAttaacatgaatatttaatgagTTTTCTCGGAAAAGCTGCTGCCGCCACAAGATCACAACATCCGGCGTTTGTGTGCGTCACTGTAATTCCTCCGTGTAGAACGCAAGAGTCACGTTAGTTCCGCTTTTGCCGCTGCTATCGAAAAACACAGTAGCTccgtcattttatttttctgtcgcGACTGTAACTGTAAAACAATCACAGAGAATCACGGGGAGACTCGGGGTTGGTGGCGAGCTTGCGATGGTCCGACTCGAGAGTCTGCGCACTGGTGCTGTTGACTTCCGTCACGCGTCACCGGCGACAACTGGTTTTCACATTCGAGCTCGTTGAGTTCACACGAGTCAGCTGATTGGCAGTTTCGGGATGAAACCTGAAACTTGACTGTCGCGTTCGGGAGCTCAAACAAGCTCCGTAAAAACCCCCCACCTGTTTTCGTGTTCAGATGTAGAGataacaattattttaaaaaaatcatatttaaaatattgcaCATCTTTTCATGGGCCGCTTGTGTAATTCAGGTCCGTGTTcaccctcaaaataaatattttattcacaagCTGGGCGATTATACGAAATAATAATGCTACAACGCTGCTGGTATTAAAGTGCAGAAATTGGCAAAAGTCAAAATATATCTACAAACGTGGATACATTGATAAAAATGCAggcaataaaattaaaattgaattagaatcttgtaaaataaagtgtgtttgaaaatgaagcgTCTGTTCTTGTGAGCGGGAACGCCTTCATCAAACGCACGCGATGACTGGAACAATTGGAGCTTTCACTTTCCCAGCTGCACCTGAAGGCAGCACCAGCACACCTGCAGAAGCCCCGCCCACTCGAGCTACTCTGTTTGGCCGCCGAAATGGCAGCGACAACCATCTCCATCGAGGAGGATCAGTTCTGCTGCTCGGTGTGTCTGGAGGTGCTGCGGGACCCGGTCACCATTCCCTGCGGACACAGCTACTGCCTCGCTTGCATCCAGGACTACTGGAGCCGCGACAGGGCCCGGGAGCAGTACAGCTGCCCGCAGTGCCGCCAGGTGTTCCGGCCCAGGCCGCTGCTGAACAGGAACACGGTGCTGGGGGAGGTGGTGGAGCGGCTGCAGCGGTCCGCACCTGCGGCCGAACCGGAACCGGAGAGCAGAGCCGCCATAGACGCGGAGGGCAGGTGCAGCGCATGCGCCCTGCCGAGAGTCCGATCCTGCGACACCTGCCGGAAGTCCTTCTGCGCGAGCCACCTGAGGGTCCACGAGGAGCGGTTCCGCGGGAAGAACCACAGGACGGCTCCGCACTCGGAGGAGACGCTGTGCCCGCAACACAAGAAGACGCTGAGAGTCTACTGTCGCAccgaccagcagggggcgtgctCGCAGTGTGCGAGGCAGCGGCACAAGGGTCACGAGCTGGTGCCGGCGGAGGAGGAGCGGGCGGCGCagcaggtgagagcagccacgCACGCGCCCGCCCGCCCGCTCGATGTCTGAGGTGTGACGCCGCAACGGTTGGACTCTTCCAGAAAAGCCTCCGAGACGCGGCGCTCGAGTCCAGCCAGCGGCTGAAGGAGGCGGAGAAGGAGCTGCGCTACGTCATCAGATACGTCAAGGTGAGGCCCGTGCACGCAACCTCGTCCAATCACAGCGGCTCCCGACGGCGAACAGGAGGCGGAGATCTGACCCCGTCACAGGGTCACGTTCAGCGGTTTGTTTTCGTCACGAAGCGCTGCATTTAAAGCCAAACTAGTTTTCTATTTGGTTTCATCAAGACACTTTTCAAAGGAGCTGCAAAGCCTCTGGGCTCTAACATTGACACACTGCCAACCGCATCCAGTGGCGCCTccgttttcgaacgtcccggacttcgaacaaaaatctcgagatttttttgcttctgatttcgaactaAAATCCAGCACTCGTACGCCCCCgaaaaaaccataacgtgctcGGACCGACcatctgacccacgatgcgctttgttattgtgtctaacgcagcctctgtatgcagacgtgtcccgtcagctccatttactggctgttttttcttcatattgaggtgtaaaacctttcctctctccgcactggaccgtggtcgagtgtcacaggggaggtgctggagcgctcactccagggtttgatgtcctgttgtgggctggagctgggacagggaggAGGCGAgtctccattcattgtaatgggaaaagtcgattCAGGTTTCGAACAAttggcttctcgaacggccgtctggaacggactgtggtcgagaaccgaggcaccactgtacttggTAGTACGCCAGTACTTGTTGGGCTCAACTGGAGAGAATCTGAAGCTACTCGGTCAACACTTGCACTTCACTTCTCTGCTTCACTGTGTACTCTGGCGTCACTGGTACAGTACTACTGAACCACCTGCGGGACGAGGCGCACCAGGCGACTCGCACTGCACTAGTACAGTGGGGTAAAAAACATCACAAGACCGAGTGTTGGGAACAAGTTTGGTTTATTTGGGTCATGATCCAAAGCACGCGCTACAGTGTATTGAACCGGACACACTGATAAGAGCAAGAAGCCTCTCTGAAGTGCCGCAGGGCTGAAGAAAATGACAGGAACCAGAGTAAAACTGCAAACAAAAGTCGACTGCTCCGCATCAGGACCTTCGTTGACACAAGTAGTGATGGAAGAGTTGTGTTTCGCTACTGTAAAACACGGCGTCTCCCACTGAGAAGCGACGCTGGACGTGTTCTAACTAGATgtcttcttgttgttgttgatcgAGAACAGGTGCGAGGTAACCAGGTTTGAATCTGTCCTCAGCGTTGGTTCATTCTCTAACAGCAGTTTGCATGTGCTTTAGTGGGGGTCCGCCTCGCCAACACACCGGAGAAGAGGACTTCGATTTGGTTCTATAAAACAGCGAGCCGGGGAACTGAATCCaaaagctaacagagctaacggctaacgtgacgtcacacctccaaactttattgacactcggaTACACTGTCGTACGGAGCCcgggaagtgacatgcatgactttattacttaaaatttttaatttaatcatgaatgacatttttatttatgatttatctcgacatgaaaaaaacaagcttGTCACTTCCAGGTCTTCGTCCAATCAAAGTTAGCTTCAGTGTTTAAAAGTGGGTTAAAAACTAAACgcaaaaccaaataaatgcgctgtGTGAGTGAGAAAGAATCATTGCAGacatgaagctgaggcaaagaatgtgacAGGTTTGTCTGGAAATTACCCAAACTAGAATGATAAAGTTCTTTAGCCTAAATTGTTGATTTAACACGTGATTTAAAATAAgtgaataataatatttaaaaaaaatatatatatatatatatatttttatatatatatataaaaaaaatatatatattttttaaatatatatatatttttttaaaaatatatttttaaaaaaaatattattattaaaaatattggtTTGATGCAGGTTAAATATTTGGCCTGATACCAATATTTTTGGTATCAGGCCAAaccaaaaatattatatatatatatatatatatatatatatatatatatatatatatatatatatatatatatatatataattttttttttttttttttttaatttaaattttttttttttaacggatacatttttgtttctgcaAGTATCAGGCCAAACCAGTCGAGAAATTCAAAGGGATTTTGACGAAGACGCTGAACTAAGTCTAACACTACTATGAAACATGGAGAAAACAGGGATTTCTACTCAGGCCAAGAGGTCACATGCCTAAACAGTTATTCATCTCTTCTGTTGAAAGACACAGTGGAAAATCTAAGTGGTGAGAGTGTCGGGACTCCGGGTGGATCGTGTTGATATAAGGATGCACTGGCTGTTGATTCCCCCGCCTCTGGTTTACTGTAGACTTGACCAGCAGAGCTGTGGATTTCAAACGCAGTAATACCTCAAACCCTGTGTATACATTGTACTGTGCTGACTAGTCCCTGGACTGGGATCAAGATATAATTGACAGTACTTTGTGGTAGAAAGACGTAAACAGTATTAAAGTGCAGGTTCTAGTTCTAATGTACTTCATTTGAGACCTTTCTTCGTGGTCCTCAGACCTGAAGTATATTTTAGTGCACAGTCAAGTCCAGTGTGTAATATGTACGTGAACAAACCAGCATGAATGAAGTGCGTGTCACTGGAGGCGCTGACGGTGTCACGTGGTCCGCAGCACTCCACGGCAGCGGTGATCGAGGAGAGCGAGCGCATCTTCACCAAACTGATCCGCTCCATCGAGAAGCACAGCACGGAGATGAAGGAGCTGATCCGGGTCCAGGAGCGGGCCGCCCTGGGCCAGGCGGAGGGCCTTCTGGAGGAGGTCCAGAGGGAGCTGGCTGAGCTGAAGAGCAaggaggcggagctgcagaAGCTCATCGCCACCGACGACCACGCCCACTTCCTCCAGGTGCGAGCCTCCCGGACCTTTAGCTCCACAGCCGAGAGTCGCTTTCACAGCCTCCCCTGCTCAGGAAAACTGTCTTGTGAGTGGAATATTGATGTTTTTACACGGAAGGACGAGTGTAGCTAAAGTTGAACTAAAGCTGGCCACGAGTTGAACATCCCGACAGATGATGTGGAAGTGAAACAACGCTCAGCCCAGATTCATCTTTCAGCGTTTTAATGAGAAATGCTTCTTGGTGGCAGCGAGCCAAAGCTCTGAGTTTCCCCTGCAAGACGGTGGAGATGCCCAGCACTGACAAGCTGCAGTACCTGATGTACAAGAGTGTGAAGAAGTCTCTGGCGGAGCTGAGCGACAGCCTGGAGGACACGCTGACCAAGGACTTCGGCAGAATCTCCGACAAAGGTTGGTGTCTGCCGCCACCGTCACCATCTCCCAAGctgacagctttgtttttttctttccagtgttttcactgaaggacagcaacagcagctcGGACCGCAGCAAAGGTGCGACAGGCTGCTTTCTGACGTCGTCTTTCCAGTAACAAAGAGACTGTTTCAGAGTTTAACATTTGACGCTTGTTGTGCAGCCAAGGACCCGGACGTCGGCAACAATTCTGAACCCAAGACCAGAGAGGATTTCCTCAAATGTGAGTACAGCACTTCATACTCAAAATGTGATATTGATAAAAATTTTATAAAGAGAAAAAAGGTGTTCCAGTTAAAAGTTTTATAGATTCCCGTTCAGTTTGCCGAAGAAGTCCTGAATAAAGGTTGACTTAATTTCCCATCAGGCCTTGCGTTTCGCTGCCTTACTGCATCGCATGCTTGTCCTCAGACGTGTGCGTTTATCAAGTAAATAAACTTCTTTAACATCTTAAATGTTGCTCAGAATCAGTTAAGGTGACTGAACATTTCAAGTCTCAGAAAGTGACGATCTATTTGAGGCTAGTTTTGACATTAGCTTGAATGCTAATGATCGCTAACAGCAAAGTGCACCTTATAATAATCTTTCATGTCTTCTCTTTCCGTTATGAAAATCAATAAGGAAATACTCAGGTCTGTGCTTGAAGCTTCAGGTTTATCCTAGAAATGTGTATGTTTTAATCCGGTCACGATGTGACGTCACAACTAACAGGATCCAATGTTGACAGTTAAGACGTGATTTGAGGCCTGTTTCAAGTCTAAAGTTGACATTCAGGATGATTTAGTTTGATCGCTGACAGAGAACGAAGACTTGAATAAGAAGGTGTCACTGACTGATGCGGATGAATTGAATGAACGGCCACTAATCTCATTGATATTCTGGTGTTTCTTGTGGTGTCAGACGGCCAGGACGTCACCCTGGACGTCAACACAGCCAACCAGTACCTGAGGCTGTCGGAGGACCAGCGGGGGGCGACCACGCGCTCCGAGCCGCAGCCGTATCCGGAGCATCCGGAGCGCTTCGCCAGCTGGGCCCAGGTTCTCTGTCGGGCCGGCATGGCAGGCCGCTgctactgggaggtggagtgggcGGGGCCCGGCGGCGTCTCCGTCGGCGTGTGCTACCGCAGCATGAGCCGTAGCGGGGGCGACAGCGACAGCAAGCTGGGCCACAACTCCAAATCCTGGAGCCTGGACTGCTCGTACTCAGGCTGCTGGTTCCACCATGACAGCCAGACTCTGGCCATCCCGGCCCGCAGCTCCGCCCGGGTGGGCGTCTACCTGGACCTGAGGGCCGGAGTCCTGGCCTTCTACAACGTGACCGAGTCCATGACTCTGCTGCACCGGGTCAGGACTACCTTCTCTCAGCCCGTCTACCCGGGCTTCTGGGTGGGACTGGGCTCGTCCCTGAAAGTGTGTCCCCTCCCTGTGTGAGCGACAAAGGACAGACAAGAGTGGCGGCCACAGCTTTGGAACTTTAATTGGCAGCATGTGGAGAGCGGCGCTCAGATCTTGTTGAAGGCAGCAACATCCACGCTctgcacctgcagacaggaggaGGCGCGTGTGAGTTGACGACGGCTCCACCTTGCGGCGGCCGGACGACCGACTCACCAGGTCCTCGAACTTGACGATCTCCTCTTCCAGGATGTCGGTGCCGACCTTGTCGTCCTCCACCACGCAGTTGATCTGCAGCTTCTTGATGCCGTAGCCGACAGGCAGCAGCTTGGAGGCTCCCCACAGGAGGCCGTCCATCTGCACCGAGCGCACCGCCGCCTCCAGCTGCACCATGTCGGTCTCGTCGTCCCACTGCGCCACAAGCATTTCACCCGCTCTCAAGTGTCCACACCAACTTCAACAACTTCTCCACAGCTCCCAGTTTGGGTGTGACTgttttttgaattgtttttacatttccaGTGCAGCTtttaaacattgaaataaagTGCTTCTGACAAAACCATTGGTGATGACTGACACATGCAGCTCATGACAATTCTACATGTTGAACTCGTGTTAGCTGGGGTGGGTGGAGTGTCTGTCAGGAAAACACAGCGAGTTCCCCACATGACACTCCAGTCAGTCAAGAGTTCTGTTAAGTCTCAtgacatgaaaaacaatgaTCAAACCATGAAGTTATTTTGAGAATAAATTGAACTGAAAGTGTCAATAGAAAGACTGAACAAACGGAGGTCTGGTGACCTCAGTGGTTCAGCCTGTGTGGAGCGTCAGTCTTTAGAGGCTCAGTCGACTTGAAACCTCACCAGGTTTTGTTGTGGAAGAGGATCCAAACCTTTCACTGTCATGCGTCATGTGACCCGGGGGAGTGGCACTCACCGGCTTGACGTCCAGCAGGATGGAGGACTTGGCGATCAGCGCGGGCTTCTTGGACTTCTTGGCTGCGTAGGCGGCGATTCGCTCCTCCTTCAGCCGCTCCGCCTCCTCGTCGTCTTCCTCGTCGCTGCCGAACAGGTCGAAGTCGTCGTCATCTTCGTCTCCGTTCTGGGCCGGTTTGGCTGGGGCTGGCGCGGCCTGGCGGGCGACAGCAGGTTAGCGAGTCTGTGCGACCCTCCGGACCTCCCCTGGGGCGGTACCTTGGCAGCAGGGACGGCTGCTGGCGCGGGGCTCTTCTCCAACATGGCTACTCGTGACTCCAGCTTCTGCAGCGCTGCCTTCATGTCCCCCACCACTGAGGCACAAACCCACAGGCTGGAGTCGCAGCCTCAACAACAGGCTCCCAGGAGCGGACCAACCTTTGTGCAGCGTCTGGTTCTCCAGCTCCAGGCTCTTCATGCGAGCCACCAGCTCGGCGTCG includes:
- the LOC128769225 gene encoding elongation factor 1-delta-like isoform X6, which encodes MSGLQCLASERIWFDKNRYDEAERRFYEGANGPSAQQQQSSSHGGDAELVARMKSLELENQTLHKVVGDMKAALQKLESRVAMLEKSPAPAAVPAAKAAPAPAKPAQNGDEDDDDFDLFGSDEEDDEEAERLKEERIAAYAAKKSKKPALIAKSSILLDVKPWDDETDMVQLEAAVRSVQMDGLLWGASKLLPVGYGIKKLQINCVVEDDKVGTDILEEEIVKFEDLVQSVDVAAFNKI
- the LOC128769225 gene encoding elongation factor 1-delta-like isoform X5, whose translation is MSGLQCLASERIWFDKNRYDEAERRFYEGANGPSAQQQQTDLSAIMQDIAQSRQLIQQSLSGVKTAMQAKGRQHKRSHRNSSSHGGDAELVARMKSLELENQTLHKVVGDMKAALQKLESRVAMLEKSPAPAAVPAAKAAPAPAKPAQNGDEDDDDFDLFGSDEEDDEEAERLKEERIAAYAAKKSKKPALIAKSSILLDVKPWDDETDMVQLEAAVRSVQMDGLLWGASKLLPVGYGIKKLQINCVVEDDKVGTDILEEEIVKFEDLVQSVDVAAFNKI